One Argiope bruennichi chromosome 5, qqArgBrue1.1, whole genome shotgun sequence DNA segment encodes these proteins:
- the LOC129968499 gene encoding NADH-ubiquinone oxidoreductase 49 kDa subunit-like, with protein sequence MASLVRSFSAGVPIRTLFNNVTCSFGAVIISKRNKSWYPDAEFFEQFEGPVMYPQYFPPGIKWRPPRYKEYVPPVEKKIQNMILNFGPQHPAAHGVLRLLLELDGETVVRSDPHIGLLHRGTEKLIEYKTYTQALPYFDRLDYVSMMVNEQCYSLAVEKLLNIKAPPRAQCIRVLFAEITRILNHIMAVGTHALDVGALTPFFWLFEEREKLMEFYERVSGARMHAAYIRPGGVSQDLPIGLLGDIYEWLDKFGQRVDEMEDLLTDNRIWRARTIDIGIVSSEDALNYGFSGVMLRGSGIKWDLRKTQPYDGYENYEFDVPIGTKGDCYDRYLCRVEEMRQSMRIIEQCINKMPPGEIKVDDHKVVPPSRSEMKTSMESLIHHFKIFTQGYPVPPGATYTAVEAPKGEFGVYLVSDGSSRPYRCKIKAPGFAHLAALDHIGERHMLADIVAIIGTLDVVFGEIDR encoded by the exons ATGGCATCTCTTGTACGTTCTTTTTCTGCAGGGGTGCCGATTCgaacattatttaataatgtgaCTTGCTCATTTGGAGCTGTAATAATATCTAAaag aAATAAATCATGGTATCCTGATGCAGAATTTTTTGAACAGTTTGAGGGGCCTGTTATGTATCCTCAATATTTTCCACCTGGCATAAAATGGCGTCCACCACGTTATAAAG AATATGTTCCACCAGtggagaaaaaaatacaaaacatgatTTTAAACTTTGGGCCACAACATCCTGCTGCTCATGGTGTGTTACGTTTGTTATTGGAACTTGATGGTGAA actGTTGTAAGAAGTGACCCTCATATTGGACTTTTGCATAGAGgaactgaaaaattaatagaatataaaacttACACGCAAGCCTTACCTTATTTTGATCGACTGGACTATGTATCCATGATGGTTAATGAACAGTGCTATTCTTTAGCTGttgaaaagcttttaaatattaaagctcCTCCTCGTGCACAATGCATCAGAG ttTTATTTGCTGAGATTACTAGAATTTTGAATCACATCATGGCAGTTGGAACTCATGCTCTTGATGTTGGTGCTTTAACTCCTTTCTTCTGGTTGTTTGAAGAAAgagaaaaa ttaATGGAATTCTATGAGCGAGTATCTGGAGCACGAATGCATGCTGCCTACATTCGTCCTGGTGGTGTGAGTCAAGATCTTCCTATTGGACTTCTAGGGGATATATATGAGTGGTTGGATAAATTTGGTCAGAGAGTTGATGAAATGGAAGATTTATTGACGGATAATCGTATCTGGAGAGCAAGAACTATTGACATCGGAATTGTTTCTTCTGAAGATGCTTTGAATTATGGTTTTAG tggTGTGATGTTGAGAGGCTCGGGCATCAAATGGGATCTTAGGAAGACACAGCCATATGATggttatgaaaattatgaatttgatgTACCAATTGGAACTAAAGGTGACTGCTATGACCg TTATCTTTGTCGTGTTGAAGAAATGAGGCAGAGCATGAGAATCATTGaacaatgtataaataaaatgccaCCTGGAGAAATAAAGGTTGATGATCATAAAGTAGTTCCTCCATCAAGAAGTGAGATGAAG ACTTCCATGGAATCACTTATTCACCACTTCAAGATATTTACTCAAGGTTATCCTGTACCACCTGGAGCAACATATACAGCTGTTGAAGCACCAAAA GGAGAATTTGGTGTCTACTTGGTTTCTGATGGCTCCAGTAGACCATACCGTTGTAAAATTAAAGCACCAGGATTTGCTCACttg gcTGCTCTCGATCATATAGGAGAAAGACATATGTTAGCCGATATTGTTGCTATTATTG gtACTTTGGATGTAGTTTTTGGGGAAATAGATCGTTAA